The Pseudomonas sp. FP2309 genome has a window encoding:
- a CDS encoding ABC transporter permease subunit: protein MKRVSFSSFMLVAGLLFIYLPMLILVIYSFNESKLVTVWGGWSIKWYVGLLDNTQLMGSVARSLEIACYTAVAAVALGTLAAFVLTRISQFKGRTLFGGLVTAPLVMPEVITGLSLLLLFVAMAQMIGWPQERGIVTIWIAHTTFCAAYVAVVVSARLRELDLSIEEAAMDLGARPWKVFFLITIPMIAPSLAAGGMMSFALSLDDLVLASFVSGPGSTTLPMEVFSAVRLGVKPEINAVASLILLAVSLVTFLVWFFSRRAEEHRKKAIQQAIEEAAADGWQQPDKRRAPAPV from the coding sequence ATGAAGCGCGTCAGTTTCTCAAGCTTCATGCTGGTGGCGGGGTTGTTGTTCATCTACCTGCCGATGCTGATTCTGGTGATCTATTCGTTCAACGAATCCAAGCTGGTGACGGTGTGGGGCGGTTGGTCGATCAAGTGGTACGTGGGCCTGTTGGACAACACCCAACTGATGGGCTCGGTGGCGCGTTCGCTTGAGATCGCCTGCTATACGGCGGTGGCGGCGGTGGCACTGGGCACCTTGGCGGCGTTCGTGCTTACGCGCATCAGCCAGTTCAAGGGTCGCACGCTGTTCGGCGGCCTGGTGACGGCGCCTTTGGTCATGCCGGAAGTGATCACCGGTCTGTCGCTATTACTGCTGTTCGTGGCCATGGCGCAGATGATCGGCTGGCCCCAGGAGCGTGGCATTGTCACCATCTGGATCGCCCATACCACCTTCTGTGCCGCGTACGTAGCGGTGGTGGTGTCGGCGCGCTTGCGTGAGCTGGACCTGTCGATCGAAGAAGCGGCGATGGACCTGGGGGCGCGGCCGTGGAAGGTGTTCTTCCTGATCACCATCCCGATGATCGCGCCGTCCCTGGCGGCGGGCGGCATGATGTCGTTCGCGCTGTCCCTGGATGACCTGGTACTGGCCAGCTTCGTGTCGGGCCCGGGCTCGACTACCTTGCCGATGGAAGTGTTCTCGGCCGTGCGCCTTGGGGTCAAGCCCGAGATCAACGCCGTGGCGAGCCTGATCCTGTTGGCGGTGTCGCTGGTGACCTTCCTGGTGTGGTTCTTCAGCCGTCGTGCCGAGGAACACCGCAAGAAGGCCATTCAGCAGGCGATTGAAGAAGCCGCCGCAGATGGCTGGCAACAGCCGGACAAGCGTCGGGCTCCGGCGCCGGTCTAA
- a CDS encoding ABC transporter permease subunit codes for MNMKKLKRRLHRIVPSGKQVVIGIPFLWLFLFFALPFFIVLKISFAEADVAIPPYTEIYTYVEQKLQVVLNLANYGLLAGDELYIAAYLGSLKMAFFSTLLCLLIGYPMAYAIATARKEMQTVLVLLIMMPTWTAILIRVYAWMGILSNNGLLNGFLMSMGLINEPVQILNTNIAVYIGVVYSYLPFMILPLYANLVKHDQSLLEAASDLGSSTFNSFWKITVPLSKNGIIAGCMLVFIPVVGEFVIPELLGGPETLMIGKVLWQEFFNNRDWPVASALAVVMLAILIVPIILFNRSQAKEMEGKI; via the coding sequence ATGAACATGAAAAAGCTCAAGCGGCGCTTGCACCGCATCGTCCCCAGCGGCAAGCAGGTGGTCATCGGGATACCGTTCCTGTGGCTGTTCCTATTCTTTGCCCTGCCGTTTTTCATCGTACTGAAAATCAGCTTTGCCGAAGCCGACGTGGCGATCCCGCCGTATACCGAGATCTACACCTACGTTGAGCAAAAGCTGCAGGTCGTGCTGAACCTGGCCAACTACGGTTTGCTCGCCGGTGACGAGCTGTACATCGCCGCCTACCTGGGTTCGCTGAAAATGGCGTTCTTCAGCACGCTGCTGTGCCTGCTGATCGGCTACCCGATGGCCTACGCCATTGCCACCGCGCGCAAAGAGATGCAGACCGTGCTGGTGCTGCTGATCATGATGCCGACCTGGACCGCGATCCTGATCCGTGTGTACGCCTGGATGGGCATCCTCAGCAACAACGGCCTGCTCAATGGTTTCCTGATGTCCATGGGGCTGATCAACGAGCCGGTGCAGATCCTCAACACCAACATCGCGGTGTATATCGGCGTGGTTTATTCGTACCTGCCGTTCATGATCCTGCCGCTGTACGCCAACCTGGTGAAGCATGACCAGAGCCTGCTGGAAGCGGCCTCTGACCTGGGTTCGAGCACCTTCAACAGCTTCTGGAAGATCACCGTGCCGCTGTCCAAGAACGGCATCATCGCCGGCTGCATGCTGGTATTTATCCCGGTGGTGGGCGAGTTCGTGATTCCGGAACTGCTCGGCGGCCCGGAAACCCTGATGATCGGTAAAGTATTGTGGCAAGAGTTCTTCAACAACCGTGACTGGCCGGTGGCGTCTGCCCTGGCGGTAGTGATGCTGGCGATTTTGATCGTGCCCATCATTCTGTTTAACCGCAGCCAAGCCAAAGAAATGGAGGGCAAGATATGA
- a CDS encoding ABC transporter ATP-binding protein, with product MAVASGAYKKALEGDQTPKKVLVKIDRVTKKFDETIAVDDVSLEIKKGEIFALLGGSGSGKSTLLRMLAGFERPTEGRIYLDGVDITDMPPYERPINMMFQSYALFPHMTVAQNIAFGLQQDKIPKAEVDARVAEMLKLVQMSQYAKRKPHQLSGGQRQRVALARSLAKRPKLLLLDEPMGALDKKLRSQMQLELVEIIERVGVTCVMVTHDQEEAMTMAERIAIMHLGWIAQIGSPIDIYETPTSRLVCEFIGNVNIFDTQVVDDAEGHAVLKCPDLDRDIYVGYGIPTSVEDKSVTYAIRPEKLLVTTEMPTCEHNWSSGKVHDIAYLGGHSVFYVELPSGKLVQSFVANAERRGQRPTWGDQVYVWWEDDSGVVLRS from the coding sequence ATGGCAGTTGCCTCCGGCGCCTATAAGAAAGCCCTCGAGGGCGACCAGACACCGAAAAAGGTGCTGGTCAAAATCGACCGGGTCACAAAGAAGTTCGACGAGACGATTGCCGTGGACGATGTGTCCCTGGAAATCAAGAAAGGCGAGATCTTCGCCTTGCTCGGCGGTTCGGGTTCGGGCAAATCCACGTTGCTGCGCATGCTCGCAGGCTTCGAACGCCCCACCGAAGGTCGCATCTACCTCGACGGTGTGGACATCACCGACATGCCGCCCTACGAGCGGCCGATCAACATGATGTTCCAGTCCTACGCCTTGTTTCCGCACATGACCGTCGCGCAGAACATCGCCTTCGGCCTGCAGCAGGACAAGATCCCCAAGGCTGAGGTCGACGCTCGTGTGGCCGAGATGCTCAAGCTGGTGCAGATGAGCCAATACGCCAAGCGCAAGCCGCACCAGTTGTCCGGCGGCCAGCGCCAGCGTGTGGCCCTGGCGCGTTCCCTGGCCAAGCGCCCGAAACTGCTGCTGCTCGATGAGCCCATGGGCGCCCTCGACAAAAAGCTGCGCTCGCAGATGCAGCTTGAGTTGGTGGAGATCATCGAGCGCGTGGGCGTGACCTGCGTGATGGTGACCCACGACCAGGAAGAGGCCATGACCATGGCCGAGCGCATTGCGATCATGCACTTGGGCTGGATCGCCCAGATCGGCAGCCCGATCGACATCTACGAAACGCCTACCAGCCGCCTGGTGTGCGAGTTCATCGGCAACGTCAACATCTTCGACACCCAAGTGGTGGACGATGCCGAAGGCCACGCGGTGCTCAAGTGCCCGGACCTGGACCGCGATATCTACGTAGGCTACGGCATCCCCACTTCGGTGGAAGACAAGTCGGTGACCTATGCGATTCGTCCGGAAAAGCTGCTGGTGACCACCGAAATGCCGACCTGCGAACACAACTGGTCCAGTGGCAAGGTGCACGACATCGCCTACCTGGGCGGCCACTCGGTGTTCTACGTGGAACTGCCAAGCGGCAAGCTGGTGCAGTCCTTCGTCGCCAACGCCGAGCGCCGCGGCCAGCGGCCGACCTGGGGTGATCAGGTGTACGTCTGGTGGGAAGACGACAGCGGCGTGGTACTTCGCTCATGA